From a single Photobacterium gaetbulicola Gung47 genomic region:
- a CDS encoding phosphoribosylformylglycinamidine synthase (COG0046,COG0047) produces the protein MEILRGSPALSEFRVNKLLERCRELDLPVSGIYAEFMHFADLSAPLSADEQEKLASLLTYGPTIAEHEPSGLLLLVTPRPGTISPWSSKSTDIAHNCALGQVKRLERGTAYYIEASAELSAEQITELKGLIHDRMMEVVFTELDSAAALFQVAEPAPVADVDLLSGGRKALEEANVTLGLALAEDEIDYLVDSFVNKLERNPTDIELMMFAQANSEHCRHKIFNADWTIDGVKQEKSLFKMIKNTFETTPDHVLSAYKDNAAVMTGSKVGRFFPDPETRQYNYHNEDAHILMKVETHNHPTAISPWPGASTGSGGEIRDEGATGIGGKPKAGLVGFTTSNLRIPGFEQPWETDFGKPGRIVNALDIMLEGPLGGAAFNNEFGRPNLLGYFRTYEEKVTSHAGEEVRGYHKPIMIAGGMGNIRDEHVQKKEIPVGAKLIVLGGPAMNIGLGGGAASSMASGQSAEDLDFASVQRENPEMERRCQEVIDRCWQLGDANPIAFIHDVGAGGISNALPELVDDGERGGIFQLRDVPNDEPGMSPLEIWCNESQERYVMAVASENMAAFDAICKRERAPYAVVGEATEKRELKLEDSHFDNTPIDMPMDILLGKTPKMHRDAKTLKVDSPAITRDGIEINEAADRVLRLPTVAEKTFLITIGDRTVTGLVARDQMVGPWQVPVANCAVTAASYDSYHGEAMSMGERTPVALLDFGASARLAVGESLTNIAGTDIGDIKRIKLSANWMSPAGHPGEDAGLYEAVKAVGEELCPALGLTIPVGKDSMSMKTKWEENGENKEVTSPLSLIITAFGRVEDVRKTVTPQLRTDKGETSLLLVDLGNGKNRLGATALAQVYKQLGDKPADVDNAEQLKGFFDAMQTLVRDDKLVAYHDKGDGGLFVTLAEMAFAGHCGVKAEVAGLGDDALAALFNEELGAVVQVKNDDLEAVKAVLAANGLEACSHVIGSVEASDSIVITAGDAVVLERSRTELRTIWAETTHKMQGLRDNPACADQEFEAKKDNTDPGLNTKLSFDINEDVAAPYIAKGAKPKMAILREQGVNSHVEMAAAFDRAGFEATDIHMSDILTGQAVLDEYHGLVACGGFSYGDVLGAGEGWAKSILFNGQAREQFQSFFNRDNTFSLGVCNGCQMLSNLKELIPGADLWPRFVRNESERFEARFSLVEVQKSDSVFFSGMEGSRMPIAVSHGEGRVEVRDADHLAAIEASGTVAVRYVDNHGNPTQQYPNNPNGSPNAITGLTTQDGRVTIMMPHPERVFRTVANSWHPDDWSENSPWMRMFRNARVNIG, from the coding sequence ATGGAAATTTTGCGTGGTTCACCCGCACTGTCTGAGTTTCGCGTTAATAAGCTACTAGAGCGTTGCCGCGAATTGGATCTGCCTGTGTCAGGTATTTATGCTGAGTTCATGCACTTTGCAGACTTGTCTGCGCCATTGAGTGCGGACGAGCAAGAAAAGCTGGCAAGCTTGCTGACTTACGGCCCTACGATTGCAGAGCATGAGCCGTCTGGCCTACTGCTGCTGGTTACCCCGCGTCCGGGAACAATCTCCCCATGGTCATCGAAGTCCACCGATATCGCCCACAACTGTGCCCTGGGCCAGGTTAAGCGTCTTGAGCGTGGTACGGCTTACTATATCGAAGCTTCAGCCGAGCTGTCTGCTGAGCAAATCACCGAACTGAAAGGCCTGATCCACGACCGCATGATGGAAGTGGTGTTCACTGAACTTGATTCGGCTGCTGCCCTGTTCCAAGTGGCAGAGCCTGCTCCTGTTGCGGATGTTGACCTACTGTCAGGCGGCCGCAAGGCGCTTGAAGAGGCAAACGTTACCCTGGGTCTTGCGCTGGCGGAAGATGAAATTGACTACCTCGTAGACAGCTTCGTCAACAAGCTAGAGCGTAATCCGACTGATATCGAGTTAATGATGTTTGCCCAGGCGAACTCGGAGCACTGCCGCCATAAGATTTTCAACGCAGATTGGACAATCGACGGCGTTAAGCAGGAAAAATCCCTGTTCAAGATGATCAAAAACACGTTCGAAACGACACCTGACCATGTCCTGTCTGCGTATAAAGATAACGCAGCAGTAATGACGGGCTCTAAAGTCGGTCGTTTCTTCCCTGATCCTGAGACTCGCCAGTACAACTACCACAACGAAGATGCGCACATCCTGATGAAGGTTGAGACGCACAACCACCCAACGGCTATTTCACCTTGGCCGGGTGCTTCAACCGGTTCTGGCGGTGAAATCCGTGACGAAGGCGCAACAGGTATCGGTGGTAAGCCAAAAGCTGGCCTGGTGGGCTTCACTACTTCTAACCTGCGCATCCCTGGCTTTGAGCAGCCATGGGAAACAGACTTCGGCAAGCCAGGCCGGATTGTTAACGCCCTAGATATCATGCTGGAAGGCCCACTGGGTGGCGCGGCGTTCAATAACGAATTTGGTCGTCCAAACCTACTTGGTTACTTCCGTACTTACGAAGAAAAAGTGACTTCACACGCTGGTGAAGAAGTACGTGGTTACCACAAGCCAATTATGATTGCCGGTGGTATGGGTAACATCCGGGACGAGCACGTTCAAAAGAAAGAGATCCCTGTGGGTGCCAAGCTTATCGTGCTGGGTGGTCCTGCGATGAACATCGGCCTGGGTGGCGGTGCGGCTTCTTCCATGGCCTCTGGCCAGTCGGCAGAAGATCTGGACTTCGCGTCTGTACAGCGTGAGAATCCAGAAATGGAGCGTCGCTGTCAGGAAGTGATCGACCGCTGCTGGCAGCTAGGCGATGCTAACCCTATTGCCTTTATCCACGATGTAGGCGCAGGCGGTATTTCTAATGCACTGCCAGAGCTTGTAGACGATGGTGAGCGTGGTGGTATCTTCCAGCTACGTGATGTGCCAAACGATGAGCCGGGTATGAGCCCACTTGAGATCTGGTGTAACGAATCGCAAGAACGTTACGTGATGGCCGTTGCGTCAGAGAACATGGCAGCATTTGATGCTATCTGTAAGCGTGAGCGTGCACCTTACGCAGTCGTTGGTGAAGCAACAGAAAAGCGCGAGCTGAAACTGGAAGATTCACACTTCGACAACACGCCAATCGATATGCCGATGGATATCCTGCTTGGCAAAACGCCGAAGATGCACCGCGATGCGAAAACATTGAAAGTTGATAGCCCTGCGATCACCCGTGACGGCATCGAAATCAATGAAGCGGCTGACCGCGTTCTTCGCCTGCCTACGGTTGCTGAGAAGACGTTCCTGATCACTATCGGTGACCGCACGGTGACAGGCCTTGTGGCGCGTGATCAGATGGTTGGTCCATGGCAGGTGCCTGTGGCTAACTGCGCGGTAACCGCAGCAAGCTACGATTCTTACCATGGTGAAGCCATGTCGATGGGTGAGCGCACGCCCGTTGCCCTCCTAGACTTTGGTGCCTCTGCCCGTCTAGCGGTGGGTGAGTCCCTAACTAACATTGCCGGTACTGACATCGGTGATATCAAGCGCATTAAACTGTCTGCTAACTGGATGTCTCCAGCCGGTCACCCAGGTGAAGATGCTGGCCTATATGAAGCCGTTAAAGCGGTCGGTGAAGAGCTTTGTCCGGCGCTTGGCCTGACTATCCCTGTCGGTAAAGACTCGATGTCGATGAAGACCAAGTGGGAAGAGAATGGCGAAAACAAAGAAGTCACTTCTCCGCTGTCTCTTATCATTACAGCATTTGGCCGTGTGGAAGACGTGCGCAAGACAGTCACGCCTCAGCTTCGCACTGACAAAGGCGAGACTTCACTGCTTCTTGTTGACCTAGGTAACGGTAAGAACCGCCTGGGGGCAACGGCTCTGGCTCAGGTTTACAAGCAGCTGGGTGATAAGCCGGCTGACGTAGACAACGCAGAGCAGCTAAAAGGTTTCTTCGATGCGATGCAAACTCTTGTTCGTGATGACAAGCTGGTGGCTTACCACGACAAGGGTGACGGTGGTCTGTTCGTGACACTGGCAGAGATGGCGTTTGCCGGTCACTGTGGCGTGAAAGCAGAGGTTGCTGGCCTAGGTGATGATGCACTGGCTGCACTATTTAACGAAGAGCTAGGTGCGGTTGTTCAGGTGAAGAACGACGACCTTGAAGCGGTTAAAGCGGTACTGGCCGCAAATGGCCTAGAAGCTTGCTCGCATGTTATCGGTAGCGTTGAAGCTTCTGACAGCATTGTTATCACTGCAGGCGATGCGGTTGTCCTTGAGCGCTCTCGCACCGAGCTTCGTACTATCTGGGCTGAAACCACGCATAAGATGCAGGGCCTTCGTGATAACCCAGCCTGTGCTGACCAAGAGTTCGAAGCGAAGAAAGACAATACTGACCCAGGCCTTAACACCAAGCTGAGCTTCGACATTAACGAAGACGTAGCGGCACCGTACATTGCTAAGGGTGCCAAGCCGAAGATGGCTATTCTGCGTGAGCAGGGTGTTAACTCTCACGTTGAAATGGCGGCTGCTTTTGACCGCGCCGGCTTTGAAGCAACCGATATCCACATGAGTGATATCCTGACCGGTCAGGCGGTACTGGACGAGTACCACGGCCTAGTGGCTTGTGGTGGTTTCTCTTACGGTGACGTACTGGGTGCCGGTGAAGGTTGGGCGAAGTCTATCCTGTTCAATGGCCAGGCTCGCGAGCAGTTCCAGAGCTTCTTCAACCGTGACAACACCTTTTCGCTAGGTGTGTGTAACGGCTGTCAGATGCTGTCGAACCTGAAAGAGCTGATCCCGGGTGCTGACCTATGGCCGCGTTTCGTGCGTAACGAATCTGAGCGTTTTGAAGCGCGCTTCAGCCTGGTTGAAGTACAGAAGTCTGATTCTGTGTTCTTCAGTGGTATGGAAGGCTCGCGCATGCCAATCGCGGTATCGCACGGTGAAGGTCGTGTTGAAGTTCGTGATGCTGACCACCTGGCAGCGATTGAAGCATCTGGTACGGTTGCGGTACGTTACGTGGACAACCACGGTAACCCAACCCAGCAGTACCCGAACAACCCGAACGGTTCACCGAACGCTATCACTGGCCTGACAACGCAAGATGGTCGTGTGACTATCATGATGCCTCACCCAGAGCGTGTGTTCCGTACCGTGGCGAACTCTTGGCATCCGGATGACTGGAGCGAGAACAGCCCGTGGATGCGCATGTTCCGCAATGCCCGCGTGAATATCGGCTAA
- a CDS encoding Slt family transglycosylase (COG4623), giving the protein MSILRPNPSFRQFIALLLSLFVLNGCLWQEKPGTELERIREEGVLRVGTLNNQLSYYIGNEGPTGLDYELARRFADRLGVKLEMKAMFTLSGLFPGLERGDVDILAAGLTMTDERLAQFRAAPAYYYASQKVVYKKGQWRPRSIEDLAENKGTLAVVKGSSHEKTLQALKLAHPSLEWQSLEEIDSDELLRQVAEGELDYTLADSVDIALNQRILPDVTTALELTEDEPIAWFVNQNNDDSLYALLIEFFGEIQQSGELAKLEEKYLGHVDKFDYVDTRAFLRAVESKLPKWKDLFKQYANEFDWRLIAALSYQESHWNPRAVSPTGVRGMMMLTLPTARSVGVQNRLDPEQSIRGGTDYLRKMINRIPDSIEEHEKVWFALASYNVGFGHMMDARRLTQSQGGNPDAWSDVKQRLPLLRQRKYYKQTRYGYARGDEALHYVENIRRYYQSIIGYEQTHSQEPQLEDIELIDGLHTITPTSQPLAQQLPPGEEAPATQDVAAPGKTASN; this is encoded by the coding sequence TTGAGCATTCTTCGCCCGAATCCAAGTTTTAGACAATTCATTGCCTTACTATTGAGTCTGTTTGTTCTCAATGGCTGCCTGTGGCAAGAAAAGCCCGGTACGGAATTAGAACGGATCCGGGAAGAAGGTGTCCTACGGGTCGGCACGCTCAATAACCAGCTCTCCTACTATATCGGTAATGAAGGCCCAACCGGTTTGGATTACGAGCTGGCCCGCCGCTTTGCCGACCGACTTGGCGTGAAACTGGAAATGAAAGCCATGTTCACCCTCTCGGGCCTGTTTCCCGGTCTTGAGCGCGGCGATGTGGATATCCTTGCCGCCGGCCTGACCATGACCGATGAGCGCCTGGCCCAGTTTCGTGCCGCGCCGGCTTATTATTATGCCAGCCAGAAAGTGGTCTACAAAAAAGGCCAGTGGCGCCCGCGCAGCATTGAAGACTTGGCCGAAAACAAAGGGACGCTGGCCGTGGTCAAAGGCTCCAGCCATGAAAAGACCTTGCAGGCCCTCAAGCTGGCGCACCCAAGCCTTGAATGGCAGTCACTGGAAGAAATCGACAGCGACGAGCTGCTACGCCAGGTGGCCGAGGGCGAGCTTGACTATACCCTGGCAGACTCCGTCGATATTGCCCTGAACCAGCGTATCCTGCCGGATGTCACCACGGCACTGGAGCTGACCGAGGATGAACCGATCGCCTGGTTCGTCAACCAGAATAACGATGACAGCCTCTATGCGCTGCTGATCGAATTCTTCGGTGAAATCCAGCAAAGCGGTGAACTAGCCAAGCTGGAAGAGAAATACCTCGGCCATGTCGACAAATTCGATTATGTCGATACCCGTGCCTTCCTGCGTGCGGTTGAAAGCAAGCTGCCTAAATGGAAAGACCTCTTCAAGCAGTACGCCAACGAGTTTGACTGGCGTCTGATTGCCGCCCTGTCCTATCAGGAGTCACACTGGAACCCTCGCGCGGTCTCACCAACCGGGGTACGCGGGATGATGATGCTAACCCTACCGACGGCCCGCTCTGTCGGGGTACAGAACCGCCTGGATCCGGAGCAGAGCATCCGTGGTGGTACCGATTACCTGCGCAAGATGATCAACCGGATCCCTGACAGTATCGAAGAGCACGAGAAAGTGTGGTTTGCCCTGGCCTCCTACAATGTCGGCTTCGGTCACATGATGGATGCCCGCCGCCTGACCCAATCACAAGGCGGCAACCCCGATGCCTGGAGCGATGTGAAGCAACGCCTGCCGCTGCTCCGCCAGCGCAAATACTACAAGCAAACCCGTTATGGCTATGCCCGTGGTGATGAAGCTCTGCATTATGTAGAAAATATCCGCCGCTACTACCAGAGCATCATCGGTTACGAGCAAACCCACAGTCAGGAGCCGCAGCTCGAAGACATCGAGCTGATTGATGGGCTGCACACCATTACGCCAACCTCCCAACCCCTGGCCCAGCAACTTCCGCCGGGTGAGGAAGCTCCTGCTACACAGGATGTGGCTGCGCCAGGCAAAACCGCCAGCAATTAA
- a CDS encoding putative cytosine/adenosine deaminase (COG0590): MIWRGAIWSPCWILSVSRRRGSGRCIPIIATSPPRYACWWTFLPNPCHSAVDTGQDGRGRSKPRIRWVFGYNQRPQATERICSMTEPSMSELARAEAIQEYNDEEFMRRAMELAARAEADGEVPVGAVVVYQGRVVGEGWNRSITQHDATAHAEIMALRQAGQVLQNYRLIDATLYVTLEPCPMCAGAMVHSRIGKVVFGAHDLKTGAAGSIMNLLSYEQVNHHVAIESGVLAEECRAQLQAFFKRRRAEKKAEKKARQQALQAADKPS, translated from the coding sequence ATGATCTGGAGAGGGGCGATCTGGTCACCGTGTTGGATACTTTCCGTGAGCCGGAGGAGGGGATCTGGGCGCTGTATCCCCATAATCGCCACCTCTCCCCCAAGGTACGCCTGCTGGTGGACTTTCTTGCCAAATCCTTGTCATAGTGCCGTTGATACGGGCCAGGACGGTAGGGGACGCAGCAAACCTCGCATCCGGTGGGTATTTGGGTATAATCAGCGGCCTCAAGCAACAGAGAGAATATGTTCTATGACCGAGCCATCGATGTCAGAGCTAGCGAGGGCAGAAGCCATCCAGGAATACAACGACGAAGAGTTCATGCGCCGTGCCATGGAGCTTGCCGCCCGTGCCGAGGCGGATGGTGAAGTGCCGGTCGGTGCCGTTGTGGTTTATCAGGGACGGGTGGTCGGTGAAGGCTGGAACCGCTCGATCACCCAGCATGATGCCACCGCTCACGCCGAGATCATGGCACTGCGCCAGGCTGGCCAGGTATTGCAGAACTATCGCCTGATCGACGCCACTTTGTATGTTACCTTGGAGCCATGCCCGATGTGCGCCGGTGCGATGGTCCACAGCCGGATCGGCAAAGTGGTCTTTGGGGCCCACGATCTGAAAACCGGGGCGGCTGGCAGCATCATGAACTTGCTGAGTTACGAGCAGGTCAATCACCATGTGGCTATCGAGTCAGGGGTATTGGCCGAGGAGTGCCGTGCCCAGCTACAGGCTTTTTTCAAACGCCGCCGGGCGGAGAAAAAGGCTGAGAAGAAAGCCCGCCAGCAAGCCTTGCAGGCAGCAGACAAACCTTCCTAA
- a CDS encoding transcriptional regulator, LysR family protein (COG0583): protein MFLWEGVSEFVAVAEAESFTAASKQLGISTAQVSRQISALENRLNTKLFYRTTRKVSLTEEGAIYYQHCRRLMDGLQEAERAISDRRDTPQGNLKLTAPVTYGEQYIMPLVIDFMLQYPEVEVTMNLTNQTVDLVEGGYDLAIRLGKLSSSTMMAKRLASRTQFVCASPGYLEKFGVPHSLSELRHHNCLVGNYDHWRFQEAGKERSVRIDGTLRCASGHALRDAALKGLGLIQLPDYYIIDDLERGDLVTVLDTFREPEEGIWALYPHNRHLSPKVRLLVDFLAKSLS, encoded by the coding sequence ATGTTTTTGTGGGAAGGAGTCAGTGAATTTGTCGCAGTGGCGGAAGCCGAAAGTTTTACCGCGGCATCCAAGCAGTTGGGAATTTCCACCGCGCAAGTGAGTCGCCAGATCAGTGCATTGGAAAATCGGCTCAATACCAAGCTGTTTTACCGCACTACCCGCAAGGTCTCGCTGACTGAGGAAGGGGCGATTTATTACCAGCATTGCCGCCGCTTGATGGATGGACTGCAAGAAGCCGAGCGGGCGATCAGCGATCGGCGCGATACCCCTCAGGGTAACCTGAAGTTGACGGCACCGGTGACCTATGGCGAGCAGTACATTATGCCGTTGGTCATAGACTTCATGTTGCAGTATCCCGAGGTCGAGGTGACGATGAATTTGACCAACCAGACCGTGGATCTGGTCGAGGGCGGGTATGATTTGGCGATCCGCCTTGGCAAGCTCAGCAGCTCGACCATGATGGCCAAGCGCTTGGCCAGCCGTACCCAGTTTGTCTGTGCGTCGCCGGGGTATTTGGAAAAGTTCGGGGTACCCCACTCGCTGTCAGAGCTTCGCCACCATAATTGCCTTGTGGGCAACTATGATCACTGGCGCTTCCAGGAGGCAGGCAAAGAGCGCAGTGTTAGGATCGATGGCACTCTGCGTTGTGCCAGCGGCCATGCCCTGCGTGATGCGGCCTTGAAAGGGCTGGGCCTGATCCAGTTGCCTGACTATTACATTATTGATGATCTGGAGAGGGGCGATCTGGTCACCGTGTTGGATACTTTCCGTGAGCCGGAGGAGGGGATCTGGGCGCTGTATCCCCATAATCGCCACCTCTCCCCCAAGGTACGCCTGCTGGTGGACTTTCTTGCCAAATCCTTGTCATAG
- a CDS encoding putative alcohol dehydrogenase class III (COG1062) codes for MSEQFIKSKAAIAWGPNQPLSVEEVDVMLPKKGEVLVRIIATGVCHTDAFTLSGDDPEGIFPAILGHEGGGIVEMVGEGVTSVEVGDHVIPLYTPECGECKFCKSGKTNLCQKIRETQGKGLMPDGTTRFYKDGQPIYHYMGCSTFSEYTVLPEISLAKVNKEAPLEEVCLLGCGVTTGMGAVLKTAKVQKGDTVAVFGLGGIGLSAIIGATMAGASRIIGVDINESKYALAKELGATDCINPNDYDKPIQEVIVEMTDGGVDFSFECIGNVNVMRSALECCHKGWGESVIIGVAGAGQEISTRPFQLVTGRVWRGSAFGGVKGRSELPEIVERYMAGEFKLDDFITHTMGLDDINDAFDLMHEGKSIRSVIHYNK; via the coding sequence ATGTCTGAACAATTTATCAAATCCAAAGCAGCTATCGCCTGGGGTCCGAACCAACCACTTTCTGTCGAAGAAGTGGATGTCATGCTGCCGAAAAAAGGCGAAGTATTGGTACGCATCATTGCCACCGGTGTCTGCCACACCGATGCCTTCACCCTGTCAGGCGATGATCCGGAAGGGATCTTCCCGGCAATTCTTGGCCATGAAGGTGGCGGTATTGTTGAAATGGTGGGTGAAGGGGTGACCAGCGTAGAAGTCGGTGACCATGTTATCCCGCTTTACACCCCGGAATGTGGCGAATGTAAGTTCTGTAAATCAGGCAAAACCAACCTGTGCCAGAAAATCCGCGAAACCCAAGGCAAAGGCCTGATGCCTGACGGCACCACCCGTTTCTACAAAGATGGCCAGCCAATCTACCACTACATGGGCTGCTCGACGTTCTCGGAATACACCGTACTGCCTGAAATCTCCCTGGCGAAGGTGAACAAAGAAGCGCCACTGGAAGAAGTTTGCCTACTCGGCTGCGGCGTAACAACCGGTATGGGGGCGGTACTGAAAACCGCCAAAGTACAAAAGGGGGATACGGTTGCCGTATTCGGCCTTGGCGGGATTGGCCTGTCAGCCATCATCGGCGCGACTATGGCTGGTGCCAGCCGCATTATCGGTGTCGATATCAACGAGAGCAAATATGCTCTGGCCAAAGAATTAGGTGCAACCGACTGCATCAATCCGAATGACTACGACAAGCCTATCCAAGAAGTCATTGTGGAAATGACCGATGGCGGCGTCGACTTCTCGTTCGAGTGTATCGGTAACGTTAACGTCATGCGTTCCGCCCTTGAGTGCTGCCACAAAGGCTGGGGCGAATCGGTGATCATCGGTGTTGCCGGCGCTGGCCAGGAAATCTCCACCCGCCCGTTCCAACTAGTGACAGGCCGTGTATGGCGAGGCTCGGCATTCGGTGGTGTCAAAGGCCGCTCTGAACTGCCTGAAATTGTTGAACGTTACATGGCTGGCGAGTTCAAGCTTGATGACTTTATCACCCACACCATGGGCCTGGATGACATCAACGACGCTTTCGACCTGATGCACGAAGGCAAGAGCATCCGCTCTGTCATTCACTACAACAAATAA
- a CDS encoding putative esterase (COG0627): MQSAGLLREPSYPREYENLMTIENTSWNKSFGGWHKQYTHHSSVLNCDMRFAIFLPPHIAQGTKVPVLYWLSGLTCTDENFMQKAGAQRLAAELGIAIVAPDTSPRGEGVPDDPEGAYDFGLGAGFYVNATQAPWNRHYQMYDYVVNELPALIEAHFPVSDKRAISGHSMGGHGALMIALRNPSRYSSVSAFSPISNPVNCPWGEKALRGYLGDDRTNWLQYDTTELLKHNQQPVPALVDQGDQDNFLDEQLKPDSLAAAAQSVDYPLELRMQEGYDHSYYFIASFIDDHLRFHAQYLL, translated from the coding sequence ATGCAAAGCGCTGGGCTCCTTCGGGAGCCCAGTTACCCTAGAGAGTATGAGAATCTAATGACTATCGAAAACACAAGCTGGAACAAAAGCTTTGGGGGCTGGCACAAGCAATATACCCACCACTCTTCGGTGCTGAACTGTGACATGCGCTTCGCCATTTTTCTCCCGCCGCACATTGCCCAAGGTACTAAAGTGCCGGTGCTGTACTGGTTGTCAGGCTTGACCTGTACCGATGAGAACTTCATGCAAAAAGCCGGCGCTCAGCGCCTAGCGGCGGAGCTCGGCATTGCCATCGTGGCACCGGATACCAGCCCGCGCGGCGAAGGAGTACCGGACGATCCAGAAGGGGCCTACGACTTCGGCCTCGGTGCTGGCTTTTATGTCAATGCCACCCAGGCCCCGTGGAACCGCCATTATCAGATGTACGATTATGTGGTCAACGAGTTGCCAGCCCTGATCGAGGCGCACTTTCCAGTCAGCGATAAACGGGCGATCAGCGGCCATTCTATGGGCGGCCACGGTGCACTGATGATTGCCCTGCGCAACCCATCACGCTACAGCTCGGTCTCCGCTTTCAGCCCGATCAGCAATCCGGTTAATTGCCCGTGGGGCGAAAAAGCCCTGCGTGGTTACCTCGGTGACGATCGCACCAACTGGCTGCAATACGACACCACCGAGTTGCTCAAGCACAACCAGCAACCGGTGCCAGCCCTCGTTGACCAAGGCGATCAGGACAACTTCCTTGACGAGCAACTAAAGCCGGATTCACTCGCTGCCGCCGCCCAGAGCGTCGACTACCCGCTTGAACTCCGGATGCAGGAAGGTTATGACCACAGCTACTATTTCATCGCTAGCTTTATCGATGATCA